A stretch of DNA from Leptolyngbyaceae cyanobacterium:
TTGTAATTGCATCTCTCGAAGGAGAAGCCAATCTACTCCCCACTTTCAGCAAGCGATCGATTTTAGTAGGTTCCGAATATGCTTTGCCTTATCATACAAAATATTACGACCAAATCCGTCAGCGAGCAACTGACTTAATTAATGCTCAATACAGTACTCAAATAAGTGAAGTAAAAAACTTTATTCAAAAATACGGCGTAGACTTTTGGTTGATTAATCAGTCGGCTTTTACCCCAGAACATATTGCCAAAAACTCTTGGATAGTGCAGTATCAACCTGCTGCTAACGAAGCAATCAATAGGCTACAGCAAGGCAATTTACCCGCGATTTTTCAAGTTATGCAAAAATGTTCGGTTTGGCAAGAACAGGGTTTATTTGTTTTGGATACTCAATGTATTACTAAAAGTTTAAATAAGTAGTAAATCAAGCATAAAAATGTAAAGACGTTTTATATAGAATGGCACTAAGTTAAGTGGTGAAGCAAAGTCTTTGTAGGGGCGAAGCATTCGGACAGAAAATCTAGGCTTTGAACCGATAATTTGTCGCCCGAATGCTTCGCCCCTACCCTTAATTCCAGCCTCCTTTTTGGACTAAACTTAGTGACATTAATTTTATCTAACGTCTCTACCGTAAAAAGTGCTTCCATCTTAGGTGGATTGAGAATTTATTTCTAACAAAATATCATCAATCCTTTTCGCTTTTTGAAACTCATTTTGTTTGAGATATAATTCTTTCGCTTTTTTCAAAGCATCCACAGCTTCTGATTGCTTTCCTTGTTGGAATAAAGCCAAACCCATATTAGTTAAAGCATCAGCATAACCAGCATTAATTTCTAATGCTTGCTGCCATTCAGTAATCGCTTCTTGCAATTGACCTTGCTTAGCTAAAGCAACTCCCAATGAATTTCGAGCCAAAGCGTGTCTAGAATTAATTTCAATTGCTCGGCGGTATTGCTGAATAGCTTCATTTACTTTTCCTTGACGATCGAGAATAATTCCTAACTTATAGTAGGGCGTTGCTTCTTTCGGATGGGAAGTCGTTAATTGCCTGAATACGGACTCGGCAATAGCGACATTTCCTTGATTATAAATTTGATTGGCAAAGTTAACTATTTGTTCGTATCCAGACATTACTGGGTTACATTTTTTCTTGTCTTTACCTTCCTCGGTAACACATCGGATTAGTTCATTTCCCTTGACTTCAAAATCACCTAATTCTTCGGCATTTGGTTGATTATTTCTGGTTGGTCGATTATTTCTCGGTGGCAATAAGTCGCCTGATGATGGTGCGCCAACTTCTAGTTGAGCAAAGCTAGGTTGAGGTAATAAAGAAATCGATATTCCGCTAGTTAGAATACCCGTAGCGATCCAAGTTAAAGGTTGAGAGAGCGTAAAATTCATGTTGCTTTTAGTTTTCATACCCTTGACGCTTGACCTCTTAAAAAGAGCATAGGTTCCAGTTTAGAATAAAAAAATGAAAAATTTCATTTATGCAAATAATTGAGTAAATGATAAGTATGATTTATCTATCTTCGAGAGTAAATTGCCTACCAGTGAACTAAGTATCTCAAATCAAGGATTGCAGTATTGACATTGGGATGGGTCAGCAGTTTCTCGTCCATCGGGGAAAAGTTTTTCTTCAGCGTAACTGCATTTTTTACATTGATAAGTCACTGCTAAAGTTAAGTGCGTCGGTAAATAGCATAGTTCACACGGTAATCCTTTTTTCCTATCCGTAACATCAAATCCAGGACAACCGCATTTAGGACAAGGTTGCTGGATTTTTTTAATTAAATCGAGAGTAGCTTTCTCGATATTTTTCATGCGAGTTGGATTGTACATCGCACGCATATCTGTTTCTAAATGTACTTTGCCATTCGGAGATTTTTTTAAGCTAGATTCTACCGCATCTATTAAAGATTGTTTGGTCGCAATCCCTTTAATAATTTCTCCTTTGCCTTCCACAGCATCCCCAACGATCGCAACTAAAGCGTGTTCGGGAAAACCAGCTTTTTCAGCAAATTGAAAAGCTTCTTTCAGATTGCTAACCTGTTGATGACTGTGGTTGGTATCGGTAGAAATAGATTGACCGATAATTTCTATCTCGTTAACTTTATCTAATAAAATAACGATTTCTCGGTTAGCGGAAAGATAGGGAATTAACGGATGAGGGCCAAAAGAACCTTCGCTGGCAAAAGCAAGGGTTTCTCCAGTTAATTCTAAGGCTTTTTCTGCTTTCAATCGGGCAGCTTCAATTTGCGTACCAGTGCGCTTGACTTCTCTAGTAAACGTGCCAAAAACATCCGTGTTTAAATCTGGTGGCACAACAACATTAATTTCTAATTCTTTTTCTACAAGAGGAGCAATAACTTGTTCCTTTTTGTGCATGGTGGCAATAACGCCAGTGCGATTTCTAAATGAGTTCGCTTGCTGCATATATTCAAACAAAACCACGTTTAAAGATTATCATAATTTTGATGAGCGAGTATGGTAATCAAGTTTTGCTCAATATAACAAAAAGCAAGGGATGCTTTTTACTTCAATCGGTTCACCGTATAGGATGATTTGCTATTTTCTCTAACAAAGTAACAATAGAATAGTCAGGTATACGAGGAAACTATGGAAAGTGCAACCGTCCAGCCATCGGCTAAAAATCTGCCACCGTTGATTCCCCGCGAGATTTTGTTCGGGAATCCGGAAAGAACCAGTCCCAGACTTTCACCGGATGGCAAATACTTGGCATATATTGCCCCCGACGATAATAACGTATTGCAAGTTTGGTTGCGGACTGTCGGAAAAGAAGACGATCGCAAATTAACTGCCGACCAAAAACGGGGTATTCGCATATTTTTCTGGACTTACAACGCCGATCGGTTAATGTATATGCAGGATTCGGACGGCGATGAAAACTTTCACCTTTACTTAGTCAATATCCAATCCAACATCGTCCGAGACTTAACGCCATTCCAAGGCGTCAAAGCACAACCTATCGGACTCGACCCCAATTTTCCCGATTTAGCACTAGTAGCCTTAAACCTCAACAACCCCCAAAAGTTTGATGTTTATCGCATCAATTTAAACAACGGTGCAGTAGATTTCGATAGCGATAACCCTGGTAATATTCTTGGTTGGACTGCTGATGCCGAATTTCAAATCCGCGCCGCTACCGCTAGTACCCAAGATGGCGGTTTTGACCTTTTATTCCGAGAAACTCCAGATAAAGAATGGGAAATTCTGCGTCACTGGGGGCCAGATGAAGAAGGTGGGCCAGTCAGCTTTTCCGCTGACAATAAAACACTTTACATTGAAGGCAATCACGATGCTAATGCCCAACGTTTGATTGCTTTTGATTTAGCTACCCGCCAAGAAAATGTCATCGCAGAAGACCCGCAATATGATGTGGGTGACGTGATGATTCAGCCAATAACGCGAGTCATTCAAGCCATATCTTTTTACAAAGATAAACAGGAATGGACGATATTAGATGAAAGTATTGCCGAAGATTTTGAGGCAATTGAAAAAGTCCACCCAGGTGAATTTTCTATCAGCAGTCGCGATTTAGCAGATAAAAACTGGCTGGTTGCTTACATGACTGACAATGGCCCTGTTTACTATTACGCCTACAATCGAGATAGTAAAAACAGCACTTTTCTATTTAGCAATCAACCAAAATTAGACGGGTTGCAACTCGCTTCAATGGAACCGATTTCCTATCAAGCGCGAGATGGTTTAACTATTTACGGTTACCTGACAAAACCAGTCGGAATACCTGCGGAAAATTTACCAACCGTGTTACTAGTTCATGGTGGCCCTTGGGCGCGAGATTTTTGGGGTTACGATCCGGAAGCGCAATGGTTGGCGAACCGTGGTTATGCGGTGTTGCAAGTGAATTTTCGCGGTTCTACCGGTTATGGCAAAGACTTTTTGAATGCTGGTAACCGGGAATGGGCTGCCAAAATGCACGATGATTTAATTGATGCAGTTAATTGGCTGGTGGAAAAAGGAATTTCCGATCGCAATAAGATTGCCATTATGGGTGGTTCTTATGGCGGTTACGCAACGTTGGTGGGGTTAACTTTCACGCCGGATGTGTTTGCTTGTGGTGTGGATATTGTAGGCCCAAGCAATTTGATTACCCTGTTACAAAGTATTCCTCCATATTGGGAACCCCTGAAGGCGTCGATGTATCACCGGATTGGAAATATGGAGACGGAAGAGGAGTTTTTGAAATCGCGATCGCCATTATATTTTATCGATCGCATCAAAAAACCTTTGCTAATCGGTCAAGGTGCCAACGATCCGCGAGTTAAACAAGCGGAAAGCGATCAAATTGTCGAGGCAATGCAAAAAGCTAATTTGCCAGTAAAATATGTTCTTTATACTGATGAAGGACATGGTTTTGCTCGACCGGAAAATCGTTTGCATTTCTTTGCAGTTGCCGAAGAGTTTCTATCTGAATATTTGGGCGGTCGATTTGAACCGATGACTGATATTCAAGGTCATTCAGCCGTTATCAAATAAGCGATCGAATTTATTTGGATAAGTTGTAGAGATTCAGAAACCCGGTTTCTTAAAGAAACCGGGTTTCTGGGCAATCTTAAGCTAAAACCAATTAGTAACTAATCGGGTATCTGATATGTCTCAAAGCATTACGTCAGAGCCAATTTTGCAAGAGATAGCAGAAGAAGATATTCAGTTTCCCCCTGGCGATTTATGGAGTGATGAACCACCTTTGGAAAGTGACCTGCATCGCGAACAAATCGAACTGCTGATTCGCATTTTAAAATGGTGGTGGCGATCGCGTACTGATTTCTACGTCACTGGCAATTTAACTATTTATTATAGTCTGAATCAGCGTAAGTCAGAAGATTTCCGTGGCCCAGATTTTTTTGTCGTTCTGGGAACGGAAAAAAAAGACCGCAAAAGTTGGGTAGTTTGGCAAGAAGATGGAAAATATCCCCATGTAATTGTAGAACTTTTATCTAACTCAACCGCATCTGTGGATAAAGGGTTGAAAAAACAAATTTACCAGGATACATTTCGTACCCTGGATTATTTTTGGTTTGACCCAGCTAACCTAGAATTTAAAGGTTTTCATTTGGTGGAAGGACAATATCAAGACATTACACCAAATGATAGAGGTTGGTTGTGGAGTCAGCAGTTGGAACTGTTTTTGGGGATTCATGAGCGAAAACTGCGGTTTTTCACGGCTGAAGGTGAATTAGTACCATTACCAGAGGAGGAAATGCAGCAACGCGCTGAACAAGAACGTCAACGCGCTGAACAAGCAGAACAGGAGTTGGAACGATTGCGATCGCAATTACGCAATCAAGGTATCCAGCCAGAAAATCTCTAAAACTACAGATGAATGCAGATGATTTATCTGCGTTCATCTGTAGTTTAAATAATTTCTCCCTGAATCAACTATTTTCAGTAATTAAAAAGTACGAGTTGTATATATTCCTTAGTTTCTCTTTGATGTTCATCAGGTTCATTTGAAAGTAAATTTTGATTTAATATCTCTTTAGCGATCGCTTCTACCATCGGTACGCAAACAGAATTACCAACTTGCTTATAACTTTCTCCCAAATTATGATGAATTTTAAAATCTTCTGGAAATCCCATAATCCGGTAACATTCCCTGATGGTCAGCTTTCTAACTATATCTTTCTCAGGAATGTAGATAAAAAATCTACCAGAAGTTTCTTGAGATGGAAGTGTGGGATGAACGCCATCTATGGAATAAATTCTGTTTGGTTGTCTATGTACTCTTGATAAATGTTCTGTATTAGGTCTAACGCCTGTTTTCCAAGTACCTTTATTTCGATAGCCAACAAACAACAGTCCAGAGTCTTGTAATCTTGGACTGTCGATTAAAGTATATTCAGATTTGTCCAGAATTTCAAAATTACCTGTCTCGTCTAAAAAATCTCTAAGTTTAGGAGGAAATCTTCTTTTGAGGCGTGAAAAGTTGAACTCTTTACTTTTACTGCCAATGATAATAATTCTTTCTCTATGTTGAGGAACACCAAAATTTCTAGCATTAAGAATTTCATAATTTACATTGTAACCCAAGCTACGCAAACTGGTTAAAATAACATTTAATGTATTACCCCGATCATGATGAATTAAATGCTTGACATTCTCTAGGACGATAACTTTCGGTTGTTTAGCTTCTATAATTCTACAAATTTCAAAAAATAATGTACCTCTCGTATCTTCAAATCCTTGTCTTTTACCGCAAATGCTGAACGGTTGACAAGGAAATCCTGCTACTAAAATATCAAAGTCTTCTAAAGCTTCTGGCTGAATTTTGGTAAGATCACCAAACGGGTTATCTCCAAAGTTGTTTTGGTAAACTTCTTGACATTTTTTATCTATTTCACTAGAAAATATACATTTAAATCCTGCTTGTTCAAAGCCAAGCCTAAATCCACCGATTCCTGAGAATAAATCTATAAACTTCATTTAGCCTATGTTTAGGATAATTTTGAAATTATTGGGGTTATTTATAAATAAAATAGTATGACAGAATTAAAAATCAATTAAACAATGCTATTTGCAATAATTTTAGCTTAGAAAGATGGCAATTGCAACTAGATAACCAAAATTAATTTTGTCCTTTGAAATGCTCTGACAACTCCTTACGGTTAGATTTCATAACTAATTCAATCGCTTCCTTAGTTGGCAATTTGATTACAGCTTCCACAATTCTGGATAACTCTGCATCAATTGTACCAAACTTCACTTCTAGTATACTCTCGATCGTCAAACACTTCACTTGCTGAATTCCTTGCTGGATTCCTTGTTCTTCTGCTTTTTTGAAAGCATCTTGTTCCGATTGAACATATAAAGTTGATAACTTTATAATCAAACTCCTTTCCTCTTCATCTAAACTTTTTGTTGTTTGTAAATTAGCTTGGAAATTAGTCAGTAACTTGAGAACATTGGATCGTAACGGATGAAGTGGGGGTAGTTGCCGTAATTCATCAATTGCCTCCTCTTGCACTTTCCCTCTGCCTAAAAGCCTTAGCCAAAGGGTTGTTTCCGTTTTTGGCAAGTGATGAATTACCACAATTGCCGTCCGCAAATAATCCGCTAGAAAGTAAATTCCCTGTCCCCAGGTTTCTGAATCGATTTTAGCGCCAAAACCGTTGA
This window harbors:
- a CDS encoding S9 family peptidase, which translates into the protein MESATVQPSAKNLPPLIPREILFGNPERTSPRLSPDGKYLAYIAPDDNNVLQVWLRTVGKEDDRKLTADQKRGIRIFFWTYNADRLMYMQDSDGDENFHLYLVNIQSNIVRDLTPFQGVKAQPIGLDPNFPDLALVALNLNNPQKFDVYRINLNNGAVDFDSDNPGNILGWTADAEFQIRAATASTQDGGFDLLFRETPDKEWEILRHWGPDEEGGPVSFSADNKTLYIEGNHDANAQRLIAFDLATRQENVIAEDPQYDVGDVMIQPITRVIQAISFYKDKQEWTILDESIAEDFEAIEKVHPGEFSISSRDLADKNWLVAYMTDNGPVYYYAYNRDSKNSTFLFSNQPKLDGLQLASMEPISYQARDGLTIYGYLTKPVGIPAENLPTVLLVHGGPWARDFWGYDPEAQWLANRGYAVLQVNFRGSTGYGKDFLNAGNREWAAKMHDDLIDAVNWLVEKGISDRNKIAIMGGSYGGYATLVGLTFTPDVFACGVDIVGPSNLITLLQSIPPYWEPLKASMYHRIGNMETEEEFLKSRSPLYFIDRIKKPLLIGQGANDPRVKQAESDQIVEAMQKANLPVKYVLYTDEGHGFARPENRLHFFAVAEEFLSEYLGGRFEPMTDIQGHSAVIK
- the dcm gene encoding DNA (cytosine-5-)-methyltransferase, yielding MKFIDLFSGIGGFRLGFEQAGFKCIFSSEIDKKCQEVYQNNFGDNPFGDLTKIQPEALEDFDILVAGFPCQPFSICGKRQGFEDTRGTLFFEICRIIEAKQPKVIVLENVKHLIHHDRGNTLNVILTSLRSLGYNVNYEILNARNFGVPQHRERIIIIGSKSKEFNFSRLKRRFPPKLRDFLDETGNFEILDKSEYTLIDSPRLQDSGLLFVGYRNKGTWKTGVRPNTEHLSRVHRQPNRIYSIDGVHPTLPSQETSGRFFIYIPEKDIVRKLTIRECYRIMGFPEDFKIHHNLGESYKQVGNSVCVPMVEAIAKEILNQNLLSNEPDEHQRETKEYIQLVLFNY
- a CDS encoding DUF6671 family protein, with amino-acid sequence MQQANSFRNRTGVIATMHKKEQVIAPLVEKELEINVVVPPDLNTDVFGTFTREVKRTGTQIEAARLKAEKALELTGETLAFASEGSFGPHPLIPYLSANREIVILLDKVNEIEIIGQSISTDTNHSHQQVSNLKEAFQFAEKAGFPEHALVAIVGDAVEGKGEIIKGIATKQSLIDAVESSLKKSPNGKVHLETDMRAMYNPTRMKNIEKATLDLIKKIQQPCPKCGCPGFDVTDRKKGLPCELCYLPTHLTLAVTYQCKKCSYAEEKLFPDGRETADPSQCQYCNP
- a CDS encoding tetratricopeptide repeat protein; the encoded protein is MNFTLSQPLTWIATGILTSGISISLLPQPSFAQLEVGAPSSGDLLPPRNNRPTRNNQPNAEELGDFEVKGNELIRCVTEEGKDKKKCNPVMSGYEQIVNFANQIYNQGNVAIAESVFRQLTTSHPKEATPYYKLGIILDRQGKVNEAIQQYRRAIEINSRHALARNSLGVALAKQGQLQEAITEWQQALEINAGYADALTNMGLALFQQGKQSEAVDALKKAKELYLKQNEFQKAKRIDDILLEINSQST
- a CDS encoding Uma2 family endonuclease is translated as MSQSITSEPILQEIAEEDIQFPPGDLWSDEPPLESDLHREQIELLIRILKWWWRSRTDFYVTGNLTIYYSLNQRKSEDFRGPDFFVVLGTEKKDRKSWVVWQEDGKYPHVIVELLSNSTASVDKGLKKQIYQDTFRTLDYFWFDPANLEFKGFHLVEGQYQDITPNDRGWLWSQQLELFLGIHERKLRFFTAEGELVPLPEEEMQQRAEQERQRAEQAEQELERLRSQLRNQGIQPENL